From a region of the Helianthus annuus cultivar XRQ/B chromosome 5, HanXRQr2.0-SUNRISE, whole genome shotgun sequence genome:
- the LOC110941437 gene encoding TORTIFOLIA1-like protein 4, whose protein sequence is MPPPKPTQTHHSPPQNFKHQVLTCLHKLSDRDTHSAAATELETIAKHLTNESIPSFLSSITTTNSSDKSPVRKQCIHLISTLSEAHGDILSPFLHKLISAIIRRLRDPDTVVRTACVAASGSVACHVTKPPFVSVVKPFVDALVTEQDVNAQTGAALCMAAVINHAREPDTEYLTRLLPRIERLLKSDSFKGKAALLSVVGSMISVRAGSSAISVMNLVKIMTDFVAKSEDWCVRKAAAEVLEKLAVVEKDLLRESKASCLKIFEAKKFDKVKSVRETMNRMIEAWNAIPDVPESHSSKGDMAEESDHIQNPPKTPYIMSKRTTTRRNSLENSSRKTVPAMFSKLDRKKPVNQKLDTAEVHMKHETKRAVFSEISDEKMQESRYNEDRSSSKVVGSNGGLNTNSVEQESEDLSLIRNQLAQIETQQSNLYDLLEKFIGSSLNGMQSLESRVRGVESTLDEISFDLAKSTGQVSNPEPTLCCKLPGADLISSKLWKKSEIQQYPSVKNKDLESFNFQTTGFHLRAGLIKNPLAEVHQI, encoded by the exons atGCCACCACCCAAACCCACCCAAACCCACCACTCTCCACCCCAAAACTTCAAACACCAAGTCCTCACCTGCCTCCACAAACTCTCCGACCGCGACACACACTCCGCCGCAGCCACCGAGCTCGAAACAATCGCCAAACACCTCACAAACGAATCCATCCCTTCATTCCTCtcatcaatcaccaccaccaactCTTCAGACAAGTCTCCCGTACGTAAACAATGCATCCATTTAATCTCCACTTTATCCGAAGCACACGGCGACATATTATCACCTTTCTTGCATAAACTCATCTCCGCTATTATCCGCCGGTTGCGGGACCCCGACACCGTCGTCCGCACCGCATGCGTTGCAGCGTCGGGATCAGTCGCCTGCCACGTCACCAAACCGCCGTTCGTGTCGGTTGTTAAACCGTTCGTGGACGCGTTGGTGACGGAGCAGGATGTGAATGCGCAGACCGGCGCCGCTTTGTGCATGGCTGCGGTAATTAACCATGCGCGGGAACCGGATACCGAGTACTTAACTAGGTTGTTGCCGAGGATTGAGAGGTTGTTGAAGAGTGACAGTTTTAAAGGGAAGGCGGCTTTGTTAAGTGTTGTTGGGAGTATGATCAGTGTTCGTGCGGGTTCGAGTGCCATCAGTGTGATGAATTTGGTGAAGATTATGACGGATTTTGTGGCGAAAAGTGAGGATTGGTGTGTGAGGAAAGCGGCTGCGGAGGTGTTGGAGAAGTTGGCTGTTGTGGAGAAGGATTTGTTGCGGGAGTCTAAGGCGTCGTGTTTGAAGATATTTGAGGCGAAAAAATTCGATAAG GTAAAAAGTGTAAGGGAGACGATGAACCGGATGATCGAAGCGTGGAATGCGATTCCGGATGTGCCGGAGTCACATTCTTCTAAAG GTGATATGGCAGAAGAATCTGATCATATACAAAATCCACCAAAAACACCTTATATAATGAGTAAGCGAACTACAACGAGAAGAAATTCGCTTGAGAATAGCAGCAGGAAAACTGTTCCAGCCATGTTCAGTAAGCTGGATCGCAAGAAACCCGTTAATCAGAAACTCGACACTGCTGAGGTTCATATGAAACACGAAACAAAACGGGCCGTTTTTAGTGAAATTTCTGATGAAAAGATGCAAGAATCTCGATATAATGAAGATAGATCGAGTTCCAAAGTTGTGGGGAGCAATGGCGGATTGAATACCAACTCTGTTGAACAAGAATCCGAGGACTTATCTTTGATCCGCAATCAACTTGCTCAAATCGAGACCCAACAATCCAATTTATATGATCTCCTCGAG AAATTTATCGGGAGCTCGCTGAACGGGATGCAATCTCTGGAGTCTCGTGTGCGCGGTGTAGAGTCAACACTCGACGAGATTTCATTTGACTTAGCAAAGTCAACTGGACAGGTGTCGAATCCGGAACCCACCTTGTGTTGTAAGTTACCAGGTGCAGATCTTATTAGCTCTAAACTCTGGAAGAAATCAGAAATCCAACAGTACCCATCTGTCAAGAACAAGGATCTTGAATCATTCAACTTTCAAACCACCGGATTCCATCTCCGTGCCGGGCTAATTAAGAACCCATTGGCCGAGGTGCACCAAATATGA
- the LOC110941438 gene encoding uncharacterized protein LOC110941438, with the protein MRIIIFGFRPGTKQRRMEGLENGALCDMWTTRKPASKMRRGAKTGGLGVACFSNSPEKNRRTNGQTKSKEPPKAESRNRNPDDERRKILPMRTGHKLRIRWTFLEWR; encoded by the exons ATGAGAATCATTATATTTGGTTTTCGCCCGGGAACTAAGCAG AGACGTATGGAAGGGCTTGAAaatggggcgttatgcgacatgtggaCGACACGTAAGCCTGCATCAAAAATGAGGCGTGGTGCAAAAACGGGAGGCTTGGGAGTGGCGTG CTTCTCAAATTCACCGGAAAAGAACAGGAGAACCAATGGTCAAACAAAGTCAAAGGAGCCACCTAAAGCTGAATCAAGAAACCGGAACCCTGATGACGA GAGGAGGAAGATCTTGCCAATGCGCACCGGACACAAGTTGAGGATACGATGGACGTTCTTAGAGTG GAGATGA